Proteins encoded together in one Anguilla anguilla isolate fAngAng1 chromosome 9, fAngAng1.pri, whole genome shotgun sequence window:
- the zgc:101583 gene encoding magnesium transporter NIPA2: protein MDLNAVNRLDFYIGLSLAVSSSIFIGGSFILKKKGLLRLAKRGSTRAGQGGHAYLKEWLWWAGLISMGAGEAANFAAYAFAPATLVTPLGALSVLVTAVLSSYFLNERLNVHGKVGCLLCILGSTVMVLHAPQEEEVASLKAMAEKLEDPGFIVFAVCVVVSSLILISVAAPRYGQKNVLVYILICSVIGSLSVSCVKGIGIGIKELFTGKAVLKEPLFWVLLVLLVVCVSLQINYLNKALDIFNTSIVTPIYYVFFTTSVMACSAILFKEWFRMTADNAVGTVSGFLTIILGIFLLHAFKDITFSWDTLPVFLHEDHRGSTWSQPYIALTDQEIATDEYGQSSRIRATKENLPDKNTALTT from the exons ATGGACCTCAATGCGGTCAATCGACTCGACTTCTACATTGGCCTCTCCCTGGCAGTCAGCTCCAGTATCTTCATCGGCGGCAGCTTTATCCTGAAGAAGAAGGGTCTCTTGCGTCTAGCGAAAAGGGGCTCAACGAGAGCTG GACAAGGCGGACATGCCTACCTAAAGGAATGGTTGTGGTGGGCAGGACTTATATCAA TGGGAGCCGGCGAGGCAGCAAACTTTGCAGCATACGCTTTTGCACCGGCCACACTTGTGACACCGCTGGGAGCCCTCAGTGTTTTGGTTAC TGCAGTACTGTCGTCCTATTTCCTGAATGAACGTTTGAATGTTCACGGGAAAGTCGGCTGTTTGCTGTGTATCTTGGGTTCCACTGTGATGGTTCTCCATGCCCCacaagaggaggaggtggcctCCTTAAAGGCCATGGCAGAGAAGCTCGAAGATCCAG GATTCATTGTGTTTGCTGTATGCGTCGTGGTAAGCAGCTTGATCCTGATAAGTGTGGCTGCACCACGCTATGGACAGAAGAACGTGCTGGTTTACATCCTGATCTGCTCTGTGATTGGATCCTTGTCCGTGTCTTGTGTGAAGGGCATTGGAATTGGCATCAAGGAGCTTTTTACTGGGAAGGCTGTGCTGAAGGAACCCCTGTTTTGGGTCTTGCTGGTGCTCCTGGTGGTCTGTGTCAGTTTGCAAATAAACTACCTGAACAAAGCCCTGGATATCTTCAACACCTCCATTGTCACGCCCATATACTATGTCTTCTTTACCACCTCGGTCATGGCCTGCTCTGCAATCCTTTTCAAGGAGTGGTTTCGGATGACGGCGGACAACGCTGTGGGCACAGTCAGCGGGTTCCTCACCATCATCCTGGGCATCTTCCTCCTCCATGCCTTTAAGGACATCACCTTTAGTTGGGACACTCTTCCCGTCTTCCTGCACGAGGACCACCGGGGATCCACCTGGAGTCAGCCCTACATTGCCCTTACCGATCAGGAGATTGCCACTGATGAGTATGGGCAGTCTTCCAGGATCAGAGCCACAAAGGAGAACTTGCCAGACAAGAATACTGCCCTCACCACCTAA
- the vwa10.2 gene encoding von Willebrand factor A domain-containing protein 7, which produces MGWILYVLLLGLLLPGLQAFKPLLGSSITHMQITEMAMLRKTIEVCRAVAIAEGRDFSIPPGETLSASAVQRACSPSDGSLLSGFKFKATIVTTYLSNAAVDAIYVLSDSRHFDNEAFLGGRALITEGIASIKANVRQENFISARLTLGEICHTLQDFYSHSNWIELNQKHPNTNLIRQDQSIGNIADKNTPTCKSCSGGDCKDNILPEIISEGKLTSGYFDLLFSSKPAGKCSHGGSADRTSRRDPIGGINKDDDAADHGHLHRAAANMAVNATMELLEDIRGATGEKDFLRLMGISRSSVLCFVIDTTGSMFDDIEEAKRVAFSIIDSKKGTLDEPSAYILVPFNDPDFGPLTRTTDSDIFKQSINALTASGGGDLPEMCLSGLQLALTGAPPSSEVFVFTDAPAKDFDLKSTIIALIESTKSVVTFLLTNALSARRRRNTGVVNRMSPQGNELYQELADASGGQAIVVTKGNLPQVTDIIVDSSTSALVTVLQVVRDPGRPDNFTFAVDASMRNLTIYLTGNSLTFNLNSPSGVSQTSSASDGPLGTIKVVGNLYTIRVDTQAGLWKISVTSTESYTLKVTGQSSIDFVYNIVEDRNGFGTDFTLKEGRLKAGGNATLLLSVVGGDSPTVTEVSLVEVSGSRVENATLTRLGGGDYLASVQSVPDGSVVIVLKGVDGMPRSTQNSFQRQTTTQMKASNLTVTAMANGTLEPEVPFSVPFIVTSGGVKGNYTIRSRDNMGFITFFSPSLSLESKDSAQGIVQLLAPGSTPSGTDVTLTIEAESPGGDSNYVVLRISVLNKVTDFSRPVCQVISVSNNCSNNCSQSEWELSANLTDGNGTGIRSVTVRMGDGTLDTTTFVGEGGINITMARYNGSCCSPDVELVAVDAVGNVGTCFHSIRAAPSLAPSVATSPVAHRTTTPSTPSSTSSVAALKLPLLLISTALLAPLLS; this is translated from the exons ATGGGCTGGATTCTCTATGTCCTCttgctgggcctgctgctgccAGGGTTGCAGGCCTTTAAGCCTTTACTGGGAAGCTCCATCACTCACATGCAGATAACAGAGATGGCCATGCTGCGCAAAACCATAGAGGTCTGCCGAGCAGTGGCCATCGCAGAAGGGAGAGACTTCTCCATTCCG CCTGGTGAAACTCTGTCTGCATCTGCCGTGCAGAGAGCGTGCTCCCCCAGTGACGGCTCTCTGCTGTCCGGATTTAAATTCAAGGCCACCATCGTAACAACATACTTGAGCAACGCAGCCGTGGATGCCATTTACGTTCTGAGTGATTCACGCCACTTTGATAATGAGGCATTCTTGGGCGGTCGGGCCCTCATCACAGAGGGCATAGCCAGCATAAAGGCAAATGTTCGGCAGGAGAACTTTATCTCAGCAAGACTGACCCTGGGGGAGATCTGCCACACCCTGCAG GATTTCTACAGTCACAGCAACTGGATTGAACTGAATCAAAAGCACCCGAACACCAACCTGATCCGACAAGATCAAAGCATTGGGAATATAGCAG ATAAAAACACACCAACCTGCAAAAGCTGCTCTGGGGGAGACTGCAAGGACAACATCCTGCCAGAAATCATCAGTGAAGGGAAGCTAACCTCTGGCTATTTTGATCTTCTATTCTCCTCCAAACCTGCAG GGAAATGCAGTCATGGCGGGTCTGCTGATCGTACGAGTCGCCGGGACCCGATTGGCGGGATCAACAAGGATGATGATGCAGCAGATCATGGACACCTGCACCGCGCTGCTGCCAACATGGCCGTGAATGCCACCAtggagctgctggaggacaTCCGGGGCGCCACCGGGGAGAAGGACTTCCTCCG GCTCATGGGTATCAGTCGTTCCTCTGTGCTATGTTTTGTGATTGACACCACGGGCAGCATGTTTGATGACATCGAGGAGGCAAAGAGGGTGGCATTCTCAATCATTGACAGCAAGAAAGGCACCCTGGATGAACCATCTGCTTACATCCTGGTGCCGTTTAATGACCCTG atTTTGGACCTCTGACTCGGACAACAGACTCGGACATCTTTAAGCAGAGCATAAATGCTCTCACTGCATCAGGTGGTGGTGACCTGCCGGAGATGTGTCTATCAGGATTGCAG ctggcTCTCACTGGCGCCCCCCCATCCTCTGAAGTTTTTGTGTTCACCGATGCCCCGGCCAAAGACTTTGACCTGAAGAGCACAATTATTGCCCTCATTGAGAGCACCAAGTCAGTT GTGACCTTCTTGTTGACAAACGCTCTCTCAGCTCGACGTCGAAGGAACACTGGTGTTGTCAACCGTATGAGTCCACAAGGGAATGAGCTGTACCAGGAATTGGCTGACGCTTCTGGGGGGCAGGCCATAGTGGTCACTAAAGGAAATCTGCCCCAAGTCACCGACATCATTGTGGACTCCTCCACCTCTGCCCTG GTGACAGTTCTCCAGGTGGTGAGGGATCCAGGAAGACCAGATAATTTCACCTTTGCAGTAGATGCATCCATGAGAAACCTGACCATCTATCTCACTGGCAACTCCCTCACCTTCAATCTCAACAGCCCATCAG GTGTGTCTCAAACCAGTTCTGCCTCGGACGGGCCCCTGGGTACAATAAAGGTAGTAGGGAACCTGTACACAATTCGTGTGGACACTCAGGCAGGATTATGGAAAATCAGCGTCACCTCTACAGAATCATACACtctgaaggtcacag GACAAAGCAGCATAGATTTTGTCTACAACATTGTTGAGGACCGTAATGGGTTTGGAACTGATTTTACCTTGAAAGAGGGCCGTCTCAAAGCAG GTGGGAATGCCACCTTGCTGCTGTCAGTGGTGGGCGGGGATTCCCCCACAGTGACAGAGGTGTCCCTGGTGGAGGTATCGGGTTCAAGGGTGGAAAACGCCACCTTGACaaggttggggggaggggattaTCTTGCATCTGTACAGAGCGTCCCAGATGGAAGTGTTGTTATTGTGTTGAAGGGGGTGGATGGGATGCCCCGGTCCACCCAAAACAGCTTCCAGAGGCAGACCACCACCCAGATGAAGGCTTCCAACCTGACTGTCACA GCCATGGCAAATGGCACCTTGGAGCCTGAGGTGCCATTCTCTGTTCCCTTCATTGTGACGTCCGGTGGGGTAAAGGGAAACTACACCATCCGCTCACGAGACAACATGGGtttcatcacatttttttcacccAG CCTCTCGTTGGAGAGCAAGGACAGCGCACAGGGGATAGTTCAGCTCTTGGCTCCTGGCAGTACACCGTCAGGCACAGACGTCACGCTCACCATCGAGGCCGAGTCCCCTGGGGGTGACTCCAACTACGTCGTGCTCCGCATCTCTGTCCTTAACAAG GTGACAGACTTCAGCCGGCCTGTGTGCCAGGTAATTAGCGTGAGCAACAACTgctccaacaactgcagccaatcagagtgggAGCTGTCCGCTAACTTGACAGACGGGAATGGGACGGGCATCCGGAGTGTGACAGTCCGCATGGGGGATGGCACCCTCGACACCACCACctttgtgggggaggggggcatcaACATCACCATGGCAAGATACAACGGCTCCTGCTGCTCGCCGGATGTAGAGTTGGTGGCGGTGGACGCTGTGGGCAATGTGGGCACCTGCTTCCATTCCATCAGAGCCGCACCCAGCCTGGCACCCAGCGTGGCAACCAGCCCGGTAGCACACCGCACGACCACGCCCTCTACCCCCAGTTCCACCAGCAGCGTGGCTGCTCTCAAACTGCCCCTCCTTCTCATTTCCACTGCCCTCCTGGCTCCCCTCCTTTCTTAA